The stretch of DNA tttcattttttctactttatggTTCAATTATTGATGGAATGGTCATAAGAACCTTTGactgtacatataaatataatcatatacTGTTATTTGACAGCATccttaaatttataataaaattttgtgaTACAAAATTTATCATATTTTGTATCATAACATGATACAAAATCTTTTGGAAGTTATGATATTTAGATATTACTATGTTACTTATAGGTAAAGCTATCGtgtcttcattttaaagagaaatatggtatctatatattaaaataactttatattaatGTACTATAGAGGCCTTAGATTATAGACCTCAGCTAATAGAAACAAAGGAAGAGCCAAGTCCAAATTCAAATGTCAATGGgaatttcattttacaaaattcCATGCTTGTGAAGACTGTCTTGTATCAGATTCTCCACAATTACTGATGGGAATTATCTAAAACtaactttctctccctttcactttGCAACTGAAGAGACCATGGTTGTCTATACCAATCATTCATTATAGTTCACCTACTTTGAAAGGCAAACAGTGCTGCAGCTGAAAGTTTAGGGCATGCACCTCCCACAATATCTGAGAGTGAAATGGATACATATCTCGAACTGAAGAGCTCAGCATTCAGAAAACACTTCTGTAGAGACTCAGATCAAGAATGAGTAGGGCCACATCAAAATTGTAGAGATGGAAAGGGACAGATCAGCACTACTGGACCCACTGGTTTTACTTTCAGTCAGTATTATGGAGTATAATTCACTCACTAGTAATATACACACCACAAACAGGTTTCAAAAAGTAATTACTTCtcaaaaaaaccctcagaaatacaaatattagagtgtattttttccttttcatccccCTTTCTCCCTAAATCTAGGAGTATATGATAAATACATTGATTTCCTATGTATATTCTCTATGCTGCTTTTAGTtgaacttcttctttttctggtcttGTGTATATTTCTGTGGGTAGGAAATTGGTGCCATTCTCAAGGTGAAACTCTATGAAGCCTTCTAATCCTTCTGCCTCCTTTTTTCTAGCTAGttaacttgattttcttttagCGCTTTCTTCACCTGTCTCAAAAGTAACCCTCAGATTTCAGGTGATCATGCTTACCCTCCAGCTAGGAATCATTCTTAATATTTACAAATACACCTGTGAGTTCTGGGATGTCCAGACTGACATTGAGCACAACACAGCTAGAAACTAGAATATCAGAAACTAACATGTTAAATGCCAAGGTCCTAAACACATGGCCTGGCTTCAAGGCCTCCTTATAAGTaaacatttaagaattttttttgttgagCTCTATCCATGCTGAATAAAGCCTAGGCAATACCCCTTATACTGATAAGAACAGTAGTTTGCCTGACATGGTAGTTAGTCAGGTGAGTCTTTCCTTCAGGTCCCAAAGCATCAGCTGCAGCAAACAGgatttcttcctctccatcttGGGATATTTtcaatcagaattttttttaagtttctttttttaaaagaaaattgatgGGACTACTCTTTAGCCAAATGCCATTTGAGTGGTGAAAGAAGTATTGAGATATTAGAGGTTTACATTCTTCTCACATGTAACTTCGTCTTTCAGCGAGGCAATGAGATTCAGTTGAAATAGTGGATTCAGttcttagtttcttttcctttacatatatatatttctttttttgaaaagctCTATTACAATCATATCTTTAACCAGTTAATCTAGAATTCATCTCTTGTTGAAATTCTTTTCCAGCCAACACCGGACTTCTTGAAGGTTGTAGTAGAAGGGACCCTTTCCTCCCAGGTAAGCAATTTTCTGTCTCTGCACAATACACACACGTTCGAAGGCTACCCCATAAGCTACATTGGCATTATTGTCCATGCGGTCAGCCACAACTCGGCACTGGGGCGGCAAGGAGAAACGCTCCAGGAGCTGGTGGGCTGCGGCACATCGGTCTTCCTGGTTCCGATGCTTCTTCACCTCGAAAGACAAAGAAGAATCCCCGGGCACCGCCCAACCATCTGAAGGATGAGCCTCATCAATGTAGACCAACAGGAAGTCAGCTACAGATGAGAACTCCTCTACCAGTTTGCTGAAGGCTGGCAGCTGGTTAGTAAAAGGAGGTCAAGTGGCTGAGCCGAAGTTGACCACGAGTGGACGTTCAGGGCTGGCAAAGTCAAGAAGGTGGCACTCGGTTCCAACAATTGTCTTCTCCTGGGCACCATTTTCACTGTTGTCACCTCCTTCAGGACTGGAGAGTCGCACCACACTGGAATTGGGAGCATTTTCACCCAATTTCACCTGTTTGCAAataaaaggaagagggagagaatatCACATTAAACACATAGTCACTTCAATTCACTCTGTATAAAAACAATTAGCTCTAATAAAATGTGGTAAACATATGTTGATTTGAGCAAAGATGCATCATGGCAGGTAATGTAAAGAATGgccctaaagaaaataaaagcctttttcattttgtgtagtcactaaaggtaattatttttatcattgacgGCACTGCAGTTAACTCTCTTCATAATTAAGTTCAGGCTGGTATTCTTCACTATCCTTACTTTGCTGTCAATGCTTAGCACACATTATATAACAAATGATTAATTGACttcattaaaaaagttaaatggtCTACTTTAAGGCAAATTATCAGAGTCATTGAACAAAGTACCTCTTTCTGAATTCCCACTCCTAAATTCTAAAGTATTCAGGGAAGACCTTTACTTTCTCCCATGATGCAAAGTCATTTAATTTCACTCAGTGGACAGTGATGCCAATGGGTTCTATTCCTGGCCAGAGCTAGAAAACATGGGGTCCACCATTTACAAAAAGAGTGCACCCCACCTAACCTCTTCATAACTTCAACTTTCCCATCTGGAAATGATGGTAATAACACTTGTCTTCCTCATACGGTTATAGAAGGATATCATGAGGGAAATAGCTTCTTGTATATGAAAACTCACTGTGTAGATATAGGTTGCTATTATCAGATGCCTCccaaacatgtaaaataaaatgccacCTTTCCTGGgcaattttatacatatatatatatttttttttttttttaattatccttAGAAGTGATTTGAGCTCTTGTCAGTAGGACACTGTCCCTGGATGCTCCTATAGCTACTGCCTGCTTTGGGTTTTTATGACTAGAACCTCATCATTCCATTACACAAACAAGTGAACaactaaaaacataaaactatttcAGATGTATACTTTTAGTTTTCAcgttttttgtctgtttatttcatgtttttatctgGGAAGTCacaaaacatttacttttctatcatccattttattaaaaagctcCTCTGAATTATAAAATACTCAGGCATAACATGCAAAAGAAAACTCTGGAAgaaatccaagatggcagaggagtaagtggaagctacactaacctcctcccagggccagtctggaattacaagtgaattgtagagaaatcattcagaataaccaactgaacactagctggagagaagcctcataaccaaggacagacagaagaaatcaCTCCAGCACAATGTGACTGGCAGAGGAGGCGCCAGAGGGATGGCTGCGCtaccatgggcagcagctgaagtttcAGAGACATATTTCAGCAGCTGgagggttccccctgagaagtgtgggatctaaactcCAAGCTGGGTTACCCCAgtctatagcaccagagccagaaaaaaACCTAGACAACATCctgctgtgaaaagcagcaggagttctgtgttccagggagagatggctggagagcctcttaaagggccaatgcacaaaattttgtttgcagccacttacgctgggctctggcagagggagggcagggtgggtggaTTAGGGATGCttgaggagaggctggggctgatggctttggggagagaactgaaggaatagcAACCAAGATCCTTATGCTCAGTCATTCCCCATAATGCAGGAACCATCTCTCTCAGGAAGACTACTCCCCTCTGAGTAGCATCAgcttgaggggaagcaatagccctgcccacaggaattactctgccccttCCTGTGGTACTTAAGGCAGACTGCTAATCACATCTGATTAGATTATAAAGACTGAGGCTTAGCAGCCAATTAGTTTAGCATccaagagagaaaatacaaagaagtggccaaaatggaaagataaagaaacagaacccaaatgaaagaacaagagaattctccaaaagagctagataaaatggaggcaagcaatttatcagatagagagtttcaagtaatgattataaggatactcaacagcatgaaaaaagacatagaaaccataaaaaggatcagtcaaaaataaagaatgccatttctgagataaataatacactggaaggaataaacagaaggctagatgaagcagaggatcaaatcagtgttttgaaagacaaggtagaaaaaaaaaaaaagcacccaggcagagcaccaataagaaaaaagaattttaaaaaatgaagagagcttaagaaacattttggacaatgTGAAATAGaataacatccacatcatgggaatatcagaagaagaagagagtgagcaagggattgaaaacctatttgaagaaataatgaccaaaaacttccctaatctggtgaaggaaaaagttacgcaagtccagaaagctcagagaatgcaaaacaagttggacccaaagaggcctacactaagacacatcataattaaagtgacaaggtttaaagataaggagagaatccttaaagctgcaagagaaagcaggtagttacctataagggagcaccaattaCACTGACAtatgattactcaacagaaacatttcaggccagaagggagtggcaagaaatattcaaggtgatgtaaagcaaggacctacaaccaaggctgctttacccagcaaggctatcatttaaaaatgaaggagaaataaggagctacccagacaagaaaaagctaaaggcgtttaacaccaaaccagtactgcaacaaacattaaagggcttgctttaagaagaagaagaaaaaaaaaagaggaaaacagtttaacaataaaatgacattacatatgtatctatcgataaccaccttaaatgtaaatgacttaaatgctccatccaaaagacagagggtagctgaatggataagaaaacaaggcccatatatatgctgcctccaagagaccatTTCAGATTTAAAGATACACCCAGTCTAAAAGTAAAGGGTAGGAAAATGATACctcatgaaaatgaaagaaaaacaaaagctggggtagcaatacttatatccaacaaaacagaccttaaaaccaaggctatatagtaagagacaaagaaggatactacataatgataaagggaactatccaacaagaggatatgacCCCAGTAAACATTTaagcatccaacataggagcacctaaatatgtaaagcaaattttaatggacataaaaggagacaTCGACAGAAATActgtcatagttggggattttaacaccccaggagacagtggccttaaacaaTACACTgtatcaaatggatttaattgatatcttcagaacatttcaccccaaagctgAAGAATATACATACtgttcaagtgcacatggaatgttttctaggataaaccacatgttgggaaacaaaacaagtctcaacaaatttaaggtTGAAATCCTATCAAGTATCATCTCAGACCACAATGTTATGACACTAGAAATCAATCAGAAGAAGAACACTAAAaagcacacaaagacatggaagctaaatcacatgttattaaacaatgactgggtcaacaacaagatcaatgaagaaatcaaaagataccttgaaacaaatgaacatgaggatacaacaatccaaaatctgtgggatactGGGatagcaatcctaagagggaaattcatagcattacaggcttattttaagaaaaaaaaagaaagaaagaaagaaaagtcttaaataaataatctaacttcacacttaaaggaacttgaaaaagaacaacaaacaaagcccaaagtgagtagaaggaaggaaataacagaaatcagagcagaaatagaaagaataaatgaaatagagtctaaaaaaggatacaaaaatcaatgagctagttctttgaaatgataaacaagattgacaaacctttatctatactcaagaaaaaaagagaaaggacagatataaataaaatcagaaatgaaagagaagaaataacaattgCCACcaaaggaaatacaaaggattgtaaaaaaatattatgaacaactatacgGCAAccaactggacaacctggatgacatggataaattcctagaaatatacaatcttccaaaactaaatcaggaagaataagagaatctgaatagacagattatacctagtgaaattgaagcagtaatcaaaaaacttccaacaaacaaatgccctgtaccagatggcttcacaggtgaatattgcaaaacattctgagaagaactaacaccgctccttctcaaactatttcataaaattcaggaggagggaagactcccaaattcattttacaaggtcagcattatcctaattccaaaacccaataaagacactacaaagaaagaaatttataggccaatatccttgatgagatagatgctaaaatcctcaataaaattttagaaagctgaatacagcaatgcctcaaaaagatcatgcactttgatcaagtgggatttattccagaaatgcaaggttggtacaacatttgcaaatcaacaaaggataaaaaccacatgatcatatcaagagatgcagGAAAaccttttgataaaatccagcactcatttatgatcaaaactctcagcaaagtgggagtagagggaacatacctaaacataataaaggccatatttgaCAAACCCAATGCCAGCCTCATACTTAACAGGCATtacccttaagatcaggaacaagacagggatgtctgctttcacttctcttattcaacatagtactggaagtcctagcaatcaggcaaaaagaataaataaaaggtatccaagttgggaatgaagaagtaaaactgtttttatttgcagatgacatgacactgtcCATAGAGAACCCCAAACATTCCACCAAGAAATGACTAGAACTGAGAAATGCACTCAGCAGAGtaacaagatacaaaataaatattcagaaatcacctgaatttttatatgtcaataatgaactaacagaaagggaaattaagaaaacaatctcattcacaattgcttcaagaataatatacctaggaataaacctaaccaagaatgtaaaagacctgtactcagaaaagcatgacgctgaagaaagaaattgaggaagacacaaataagtggaaacatataccgtgttcatggatagaaagaattaacatcattaaaatgtccatgctacccaaaccaatctatagatttaatgcaattcctatcaagattccaatgacattaTTCACAGAACTACAGGAacaaattcaaagtggatcaaacACTTAAAtcttagaccccaaaccataaaaatcctagaaaaaaaacataggcagcaaaactTGGACATTACtcacagaaatttttttatcagatatgtctccccaggcaagggaaacagaagaaaaaagaaaaaaaaaaaaaacaaatggaactacatcaaactaaaaaggttttgcacagcaaaggaaatcatcaacaaaataaaaagacaacccacagaataggggaacatattcactaatacatctgataagacattaatgtccaaaatatataaagaacttacaaaactcaaaaccaaaaaacaaacaacccaattaaaaaatgggtaaaggaccttaatagacacttctccaaagaggacacacaggtggccaatagacatgtggaaagatgctcaatatcactaatcatcagagaagtgcaaattaaaaccacgatgaaatgtcatctcacacctgacagaatggctatcatcaataaatcaacaaacaacaaattttggtgaggatgtagagaaaagggaaccctatctCATTGCTGATGTGAAtatagactggtacagccactgtggaaagcagtatggagacacctcaaaaaattaaaaatgggtatgCTTTATGCTGGGTAttcccagcaatcccacttctgggaatatatccaaaggaacccaaaacactaattctaaagaacataagcagccctctgttcattgtaacattatttacaacCTTCAAATATGGAATCAGCTGAAGTGTCCATCCATaaacaagtggataaaacaactatgggatactGCACAATGGAActctactcagccattaaaagaagaaaattttaccctttgcaacagtatgaatggacatggagaacattatgctaagtgaaataagccagtcagagaaagacaaataccatatgatttcactcatatgtggaatctaatgagcaaactgaactaacaagcaaaacagagacagactcatagatgaagaacagatgacagctagtgtgggggaggttagggggtggaaggattaagcaaaaaggaaaaaggagtcatggatatagacaacagtgtggtaattgctggggggaggggagtgtaaggggactaaatggtaatggaaaaaaatataataaagattaaatcaaaacagaaaagaaaattgttcCATGAGTCCCCTTTTCACATGGTTTAAATAGTTGAACACAGACTGAAGTTTGCTTGCCTTTGGATCTGTAAATTGGTAATAAAAAACAGGCAACATAAAAGAGCCAATTACTTCAGTGTGAATGAACACAACTGGATCTTCCCCTAGAGTGGTTTAATCAAAGCCAATAACATCAGGGACAACTTATGGaagtacaattgatttttatGCAATGTCCTTAATATTACAAAACACTTCCAACTGGATCAGCTTATTTTCCTCATATAAATACAACCACATATAACGCTGCTGTTAATTGAAGTCACTTAGAAGTGAATTGCTAAAGACTGAACAATCTAAACTGATATAAAACACTCAAGGGCTTTCACAGAAGCTTCTATCTAATGTTAAGGCATAAACTCATTTTAactgtagagaaaaaaaataaagaagtcctGTCTCTCCCTTCTGAAAAATCTTAGCAGGGAAAGTTTAAAACAAGtactattgtttttttaaaaagaaatcttagaaTAACATTTCTTAGAAAAGCAAGCTCTTGGTGTAATTTAAATAGGTACACTTGTTTTCTGTCACTATCAGGGAGGAggttattttatttgtattaattttcttgGTTAATCTATAAGGGACACTAGATAAAGAAACATAATCCCTTTAgatggattctttccttttctttttttcatttttattgaattttgggggggtgacattggttaataaaattatattggatTCAGGTATACAATACTATAACTTatctctatattgtattgtgtgttcaccaccccaagtcgtCTCGTCCTATCACTATTAATCTTCCCTATATGCTCTTctactttccccctccccccactccattccctctggtaatcaccatgctgttgtctgtgtccaggaggtttttgtttctttatttgtttttgcttaatcccttcaccatttccaCTCAGCCCTGCCATGCTCCCTCCTCtatgacagctatcagtctgttccctgtgagtctgtccccattttccttgttagtttattttactcattagattccacataggaatGAAATTGTATGgtgcctgtctttctctgacagccTTGTTATTTTATACAAGCCATGCTTGTCTCtgttaaaatatacttaacatttaaagatatacattttaaatatattataacttACAATACATGGGTTCTTTTTGTACTTCTTTGTAGATTTATGTGATGGGTAACATTACCATCACCTTACCATTAGATCTTTTCCACTTAAAATCCCAGTCACAATTCCAGTATGGCTGTTTTTAACCATATTTTTGTGTTGTGTTCCTTAACATACTATGCAATAAAGATCTGAATGCATTCAGATCAGTCTGAATCTATAGCTGTTCTATTTCATGTTGAGTAAGTAATCCATACACAGGAAAAAATTATCTCTGGACTATAGACCTGTAGGTTCTTGGTAGGTGAAAACATCCATCTGCCCTTTGGAGTAATCTTCAAGACCAACCAACAGTTGTGTGGTCTTGTTAAGGAACTCTGACACCCTTGGCTGTCACCCAAGCAGAACTGTTGATCCTTGCATTATTCCTGATTATTCAACTGAGTAATCTAATCTGATGCTTCAGTCACAGGTGACTCTCTTATTACCTGTAGTTAATTTTCTTGGAAAGTTAAAgtgctttccctttcttcttattGACAAAGTAAAATTTAGCCACATAATTCTTTCCAAAATATAGACATACTGGTTTACCTTACATACAAGTACAACACCTTCACTCTAACATTAAGAATTAagaaagttagccctggctgatgtagctcagtgggttgagtggggcctgggaatcaaagggcagccagttcaattcccagtcagggcacatacctgagtcgTGGGCCAGGTTATCAGtttggggcgtgtgagaggcaaccacacactgatgtttctctccctctctttctccttcccttcccctctctctaaaattaaataaataaaatcttaaaagaaagaattaataaagTTACCAAATACATAATATTCTTTGTGTGTGGGAAATTGGCATTTTGTTAAGCTGGGAGACatatattgaattatttattgaatgaatgatagTTGTTACAATCCTAGGTAAGAATCAGTGAAAAATTTTACACTTAATAATAACCTTGACCTGCAATGAACATAGCCATATTTGGGCAATTAATGAACTCTCTGAGACAGATAATTTAGACATGTAATTCCTAGAGCCCTACTGTAGAGTATTGCTATAATCAACAACACCTAATGCTGTTGATCTGTTCTTGATTTTGTCGAGCATTCTCTTTATTTAGTTGGGCATCTATGGGACCCTACTACAGATTAGAATGTCATAAACAGATACCCTGTTCATGAGAATGACCAACTAAGAGAAATGCATGCTATTAATTATActatgcggggggggggggggggtggggaacatgCGTGCTTTGTGAGTTCCAGTGTGAGCAGACCAGGAATCTCCTTTTATAAGCATCATGTACCAATCATAAAATTAGTCCATCTTTCTAAAAACCTGCTAGTAGAGCATAATATagcaataataaagaaaaaagtttacaaattaaaaaaataaagtttgctttaaactacaaagaaaatcttttaaaaggacatttgtgctcatttctcattttcctaTTTGGTCACCATGAAAATTAAATTCCTATTATAACTTGAGTTGCAAATGAAGAATTTCTTGGTTTGCTGGGTTATGTACCCTGCTGAGATGGAATGGGAGAACCACCATTGTCTTCAACGATGGAAGATTCTTTGCTTTCCCCAGGAGCTAACCATTCCTTGACAAAGAGCCAAAATGATGAAGCAAATAAAGTTGGTCCCATAATAATAACATTTAGGCTGCAGGAAAGAAGCTCAACAAAAACAAGTTATCCCCTGATACTCCCgaactttgttttaatttcccaCAGTGGCACAGAAAGTCTCCTGGCCACAAGTTACGTATcatcttaatttctccttcttaGAGGGTTTGTGTTTGGTTTTTGTCCTTAATGAGACATATTTGCCAAAGAGGCATTCAAAAGGCATTTTTTACTCTTGCGGAAGAGTAATTAGGTCGGTACCTCTTTCCCTGCCAGCATGAGCCGCTCTAAAGAGAACGCTGCCCAATATTTAATGCCCAAACACAAGGAGCATCATTTCCACTAATTGGTCTTGAAGTTCCGATGTTCCCAAAGGGTCCCTTTATTTTGCAGCGACCAGAAAGGACATACGTAAAATGCAATATCGTCATCACTGACTTTTGTCTTTCTCATCTaaactattacaattgtcctttCTTATGTTTTTGTAATCAACACCAACAGAACACCAACAGGAGAGGTAAATAAAGGGTTTGCATTTTTACAACAGGGAGTATCTCTGGGCCAAGCTCAAATGTTGTGAGAgccatatttataaatatgaacatGAGGGTAAATACATGGCATATTTATACATTTGATTCCTTTGATAATCAGATTCCTTTTACTGACAGTATTCAGTGCATTGGGAAAAGGGTAATGCTACGTTAGCATGTGGACTGTGAAATGCAGGGCAAGAGGAACAAAGAAAGGACCATTCATCAAGTAGAAGCTGGAAATAGAGCATATACTACTAAccttttcttcccccccccccccaccttttctATAGCCTGAGAAAGGCTTCTGGACCAAGTATCACCTAATCTCATGGTACAAAATATAGCAAATGATAAAAATCAGAGGTAGATATATGGCAGAATAGTTTTTACACATCCTTCTTGCTATTCAAAGCCCTGGAATGGCTTTATTCGCTATCAGGAAATTTCAAATTCTTTGACATAATGACCAGGCTACCTCAATGTCCTTACAAATGTAGCCAAACAATTTTTAAGCAGTGGTTTAACTATTAACATTCAAATTGGCCAAATAAATCAGAGTTGAAGAATGAGCTACCTACTCTTTCCTCTGAATTCGATTCCCTTCTAGCCATTCTCCTTTTGATTCCTACCTTGAAAACATAGCTCTGAGCTCTCTCATTTCCCACTGTTTTATCCATGTGATAGACAAGCTCTGGCTGTGGCCCTCTTGGCGTTCTTTTGagaatgtttctctttttaaaaagccattttccATTGTACAAACTAGTGTCAAAAGACTTGAGGTGAacgaagaggaggaggagaatgttAAAGAGACCCTTTCAAAACCAAAATTATATGTTCAAATGAGTATGTTTTCTATGCTGCTGCCATTTGAACCGTGAGGAAGCTAAACTGCTGTCAGTGTCCATAATGTGTGTTTACTCTTACACTTCACTTAGGTGGGAGGTAGGCTCCCAGATAGGGCAGTTTGCTCATTGGCTGTATTTTTAGTCTTTGAGCACCAGCAGAAGGATGCAGTGCTTGATGCAATGACACTAACTAGGGACACTTAAATAACAAAAACCTATTACCTCAATCTCTCGCAAGTTTCTGTAGACTTACTTTTTAATCAAAATAGTGCTTGGAACTCTCTCTAACCAAACCCAAATTATCTTTAAAAGCTTTCCtacaaagttaattttaaatcCCATTCAATATGTTAATGAagaagggttttttgttgttgttgttggtttcctctgttctgttttaatttctgtgtTGCTTCTTATAGCAACCCATCCCAGGGATAACACTTTACCGCACTTTCTCTTCAAATCTTCCCAAGTGTTTGACATTCGACAACAAGGAGAAGTAGAAATGACATGCCTAATCATATCACATATACGTACACTCATGCTGGAAACCTCTGCTTCTGGGATGGCAGCCTCACAGTAATGCAAGTCAGGATTGTGAAATACCGTGATGCCACCTCAAAGAGAACCTCCCCCAGTGTGTCTCTAGACATGGCTACGCCCAGAGACTGTGTGGCACAGACGA from Phyllostomus discolor isolate MPI-MPIP mPhyDis1 chromosome 1, mPhyDis1.pri.v3, whole genome shotgun sequence encodes:
- the DIO2 gene encoding type II iodothyronine deiodinase, with the protein product MGILSVDLLITLQILPVFFSNCLFLALYDSVILLKHVVLLLSRSKSTRGEWRRMLTSEGMRCIWKSFLLDAYKQVKLGENAPNSSVVRLSSPEGGDNSENGAQEKTIVGTECHLLDFASPERPLVVNFGSATUPPFTNQLPAFSKLVEEFSSVADFLLVYIDEAHPSDGWAVPGDSSLSFEVKKHRNQEDRCAAAHQLLERFSLPPQCRVVADRMDNNANVAYGVAFERVCIVQRQKIAYLGGKGPFYYNLQEVRCWLEKNFNKR